The genomic region GTCCGTCCGTTCGAGGCCGTTGCTGGCCAGCGCCCGGTAGACGTCCTTGGCGGTTTCCTCGGCGCTGGAGACCAGGGTGACGTCCTCACCCATGACGTAGGAGATCACGCCGGTCAGGAGCGGGTAGTGCGTGCAGCCCAGCACCACGGTATCCACGCCCGCTGTCTTCAGCGGTTCAAGGTACTCCCGGGCGACGTCGAGCAGTTCCTGCCCCGTGGTGATGCCTGCCTCCACGTAGGGCACGAACGCCGGGCAGGCCACGGACGTGATCTCCAGGTCAGGCGCCGCGGCGAAAGTGTCCTCGTAGGCCCGGGACCCCACGGTGGCGGAGGTGCCGATCACGCCTACCCGGCCGGTGCGGGTGGCCGCGACGGCACGGCGCACGGCCGGCTGGATCACCTCGATGACGGGAATTCCGTAACGCGCCGTGTAGCGCTCACGGGCATCCCGGAGCACCGCGGCCGACGCCGAGTTGCAGGCGATGGTGAGCAGCTTGACACCGGAGTCCACGAGTTCGTCCATGACGCCGAGGGCGTTGGCGCGCACCTCCGCGATGGGCAGTGGCCCGTACGGGCCGTGGGCGGTGTCGCCGACGTAGAGGATGGATTCGTTCGGCAGCTGGTCGATGATCGACCGTGCCACCGTGAGGCCGCCGACCCCGGAGTCGAAGACGCCGATCGGCAGCGATCCCACATTTACGCCGTCGGCCGTTGCGGACTCCGCTGCAGCTCCTGCTGCCGGATCCATGCTCGATGCTGAAGTCATGATTATTTGAGGATAGGTCTTCCCGTGAGGTGCGGCCATCACTTGTGGCGAGCGACTCATGTCGAATTTGTCACATCTGGCGCAGCCGAAACCGGCCGGGGCCGAAGGAACCGCTCACCGCCGGAACCGCTCAGGGCCGGGCGTCCAGTGACTGCAGCATCGCCTGCACAAGCGACTCCTGCAGCCACGTGGTGAAGTTGTAGACCAGGGCGAGGTAGCTTTCCACGTCCTCGGCCTGGGACCAGTCCTGCATCTGGTGCACGTGGTCGGCGTCCGCTTCGTCCCGGATGTCGAGCCGCTCTGCGAGCACCAACCGTACGTCGTTGAGCGCCGTGGACCAGTGCCGGGCATCAGTCGGGGTCAGGACGAGCTCGTCCTTGTCCAGGCCCAGCGCGGCAGCGCGCAGCGCGCCGATCTTGCTTTCCCGCAGTGAGCGTTCGGTGAGCTGGCGGAACTCAAGCGAGGCCGCGGCGTCGTCCTTCACTGCGTTGGGCAGCAGCCGGCGGAGGGCTCGGTCCGACGGTTCCCGGACCTCCATGTCCAGTCCGATCATCGCGGCGAGCGGATCTTCGGAGCCGCGGTCCGCCGGCTCCAGCATGGAGATGACGTCGGCGAACAGGCTGCGCAGCAGTTCCCTCTCGGCCGGTTCCAGGAAACCGGTGATGCCCTTTAGTCCGTATTTGAAAGCCTTAGCCACGTTTTCCCTTGCCCTTGCCCGGGCCGCCGCTTTTGCCGCCCCCGCTGTCTCCGCCGGTGGCCTTCTCCACGGTGGCCCACAGGCCGAACCCGTGCATCGCGACCGCGTGCTGCTCCACCTGTTCCTTGCTGCCGTGGGCAACGATGGACCGGCCCTTTCTGTGGACCTCGAGCATCAGCTTGTTGGCCTTTGTCTCCGAGTAGCCGAAGTAGCTCTGGAAGACGTAGGCGACGTAGCTCATCAGATTGACTGGGTCATTCCAGATAACAAGGTTCCAAGGGACGTCCGGGGCGGTCAGGGCGTCGGTGGACACCGCCGTTCCGGTCTGGATGCTCTCCTGGGTGTCAGGGCCGAGCGCAACGCTTAAGGTCATCTGTCCATTCTATGGCGATGCTGGGCCCACACCGGCGAGGGCCCAGCGGCGAAGCGAAGCGAGACGTGGGAGCCGGTGGGGACTAGAGTGATTTTTGTGAGTAACTCCGCCAGCTGGGAGCAGCCCCGCACGTCCCTGTTCACCGACCATTACGAGCTGACCATGCTGCAGGGGGCCCTCCATTCCGGCGCCGCGCACCGCAAGGCCGTGTTCGAGGCGTTCGCGCGCCGGCTCCCGGACGGCCGCCGCTACGGGATTGTGGGCGGTACGGGCAGGCTACTCGAAGGCATCATGGCGTTCCGGTTCGGCGAGGCGGAGCTCGAATTCCTGGCGCGCACCGGCGTGGTTAACAAGCAGACGCTCGACTACCTGGCCGATTTCCGGTTCACCGGCGACATCTGGGGTTATGCCGAGGGCGAGGCGTACTTCCCCAACTCCCCCATCCTGATCGTCGAATCGACGTTTGCCGAGGCATGCATCCTGGAGACGTACGTCCTGTCCGTCCTCAACCACGACAGCGCCATCGCTTCGGCGGCGTCGCGCATGGTGATGGCCGCCGGCCATCGGCCCTGCATTGAGATGGGGTCCCGGCGGACGCAGGAGGAATCAGCCACGGCTGCCGCCCGTGCCGCCGTCATCGCCGGGTTCGACAGCACCTCAAACCTTGAGGCCGGTCTGCGGTACGGCCTCAAGACGGTGGGCACCGCCGCCCACTCCTTCACGCTCCTCCATGACACCGAGCGGGACGCCTTTGAGGCGCAGGTCGCCTCCCTGGGGGCCGGCACCTCGCTGCTGGTGGACACGTACGACGTCGAAACCGCCGTCCGTACGGCCGTTGACATCGCCGGTGACAAGCTGGGCGCCGTGCGGCTGGACTCCGGCGACCTGGTTGAGCAGGCGCAGTGGGTTCGGCAGCTGCTGGATGACCTGGGCAACGAGCACACCCGCATCACGGTGACCTCGGACCTG from Arthrobacter globiformis harbors:
- a CDS encoding nicotinate phosphoribosyltransferase, yielding MSNSASWEQPRTSLFTDHYELTMLQGALHSGAAHRKAVFEAFARRLPDGRRYGIVGGTGRLLEGIMAFRFGEAELEFLARTGVVNKQTLDYLADFRFTGDIWGYAEGEAYFPNSPILIVESTFAEACILETYVLSVLNHDSAIASAASRMVMAAGHRPCIEMGSRRTQEESATAAARAAVIAGFDSTSNLEAGLRYGLKTVGTAAHSFTLLHDTERDAFEAQVASLGAGTSLLVDTYDVETAVRTAVDIAGDKLGAVRLDSGDLVEQAQWVRQLLDDLGNEHTRITVTSDLDEYAIAALQSAPVDSYGVGTSLVTGSGAPTASMVYKLVSRTNDAGEFVSVAKAAKNKVSKGGRKYALRRLNDNGTATQELIGVGHRPADDGNDRTLLQQFVKNGELLPGWTGHEGVLRARQRHADSLAELPAVVHRLHRGEPAIPTIYEEN
- the clpS gene encoding ATP-dependent Clp protease adapter ClpS, producing the protein MTLSVALGPDTQESIQTGTAVSTDALTAPDVPWNLVIWNDPVNLMSYVAYVFQSYFGYSETKANKLMLEVHRKGRSIVAHGSKEQVEQHAVAMHGFGLWATVEKATGGDSGGGKSGGPGKGKGKRG
- the murI gene encoding glutamate racemase, which encodes MTSASSMDPAAGAAAESATADGVNVGSLPIGVFDSGVGGLTVARSIIDQLPNESILYVGDTAHGPYGPLPIAEVRANALGVMDELVDSGVKLLTIACNSASAAVLRDARERYTARYGIPVIEVIQPAVRRAVAATRTGRVGVIGTSATVGSRAYEDTFAAAPDLEITSVACPAFVPYVEAGITTGQELLDVAREYLEPLKTAGVDTVVLGCTHYPLLTGVISYVMGEDVTLVSSAEETAKDVYRALASNGLERTDPAPPEHSFIATGDPAQFEALARRFLGPEVLSVKHVDHVAAQYPTGSLARITPEMIAAARNAAARPRISNFVGQAAGSGATPGGSFL
- a CDS encoding DUF2017 domain-containing protein; translation: MAKAFKYGLKGITGFLEPAERELLRSLFADVISMLEPADRGSEDPLAAMIGLDMEVREPSDRALRRLLPNAVKDDAAASLEFRQLTERSLRESKIGALRAAALGLDKDELVLTPTDARHWSTALNDVRLVLAERLDIRDEADADHVHQMQDWSQAEDVESYLALVYNFTTWLQESLVQAMLQSLDARP